A region of the Pungitius pungitius chromosome 8, fPunPun2.1, whole genome shotgun sequence genome:
ACCTTtaaatccctcctcctcctcctcctcctctctatctccctccctcgctcgtTCTCCCCCTCCGCGCAAAGCTTCGCTTATCTGCGATTGCGCGTCGGCTCCCATTGGCTGTCGGTGATAATCGGTCAACAAGAGGACCGGGAGGCGGGAGGGCGCAGGACAGCGTGTTCACAGCCGCTCACTGACACCCTTTCGTTGTTCGACTCCGTTTAGCGGCGAGGGTTCGGAGGTTCGGAGGCTCGGTCCCCACCATGTTTGTGTGCCTGTCCGCGGCGGCTCACGCTCTGAAGCCCGCGGGCTCGCTTCTCGGGGCGAGCAGCCGGAGGCACGTCACGTTACGCAAGGGCCACGCGTTCCCGGGGTACCGGTGTTTCTGCGTGTCCGCCCGGGCCGGCGATGCGAATCGTGTCCGACtagggaaacaacaacaacagcaacaacaacaacaacaacaaaaccagcCGAGCCGGCGACCTGTGGAGGACCGGGACTCGTGGCCGCGCGCTCTTGCATGGGGACACTGGGACCGGATGGCGGATAAACACGCGGATCTCTGGAGACGCGTGCGAGGTGAACGCGGTCACGCAGATGTTGTCGCGCCGCGGCTCGTGCACGCGAGCGGTGGGCCGCCCGGTGCGGGTTTGTTTACAGGCGCCTGGGGGGGGCTCGGTCCACTCTGCTCTGCCGGGACAATGCACACCAGAGGGTTGTCCACGAAGAGGAGCGACGGCGGCGAGGAGCACACGGCTAACGACAAAGGGGTAATTAATTAACTAATATTTGTTTGACCCCAGTGGAAGGTTAGCACGGGCGcacatatcccccccccccccccccgcacgtgtgtgtgtgtgtgtgtctgtccatggggaggagagagggtgtTGAACTCAAAATcatgaaatatgcaaataaaaGCTGCTGACCCGCCTGTCCGTCTGGGCCTCCTCGGTGACTCGCAGGCTTGTTAAACACTGTGTGACGCGCGTAGCCACGTGGCCTGTCAACATCTGCAGGAAATTGACAACAGCTGTTGCACAATTGATCCCGTCTTCACAACTTGAAGCTGAAGCAGCAGAGGTGTTGCTTACACAGTTGAAGAAGCACATTGCTGAGTCACTGTTGAACTTGTTCCCAGAAATAAGGACCGGCAAAGAAGCTGGCctgctgtttttaaataaaggagtCATACAATGAGTCACTATGTCTCATTTCATTTAGATTCAATGAACTTTGACACTTCTCTTCCTGAAGAGCTGAACACTAATGTTGTGAAAGAGGAGATTACATGCGGGTTATCTCAACCTGCAGGAAACAACAAACACTACTGTACTGTAACCTTTCAGAGTTATGCAGGCTCTGAGTTTCAGGTTTATTCTGAATTACATAATTATTAGGTTGGATAATTACAAAAGAACACCAAGCAGCGCTCCCGCTGTgaccatgctaacatg
Encoded here:
- the fam210b gene encoding protein FAM210B, mitochondrial; the encoded protein is MFVCLSAAAHALKPAGSLLGASSRRHVTLRKGHAFPGYRCFCVSARAGDANRVRLGKQQQQQQQQQQQNQPSRRPVEDRDSWPRALAWGHWDRMADKHADLWRRVRGERGHADVVAPRLVHASGGPPGAGLFTGAWGGLGPLCSAGTMHTRGLSTKRSDGGEEHTANDKGEVKEASSTSSSAATLPGEPEPEGGKPSKTQQLKKVFKEYGAVGVSFHIGISLMSLGMFYLLISSGIDMAAVLCKVGFSESVVRSRMAAGTSAFVLAYAIHKLFAPLRISITLVSVPLIVRYFRKTGHFKPPTPAP